In Halolamina litorea, the genomic window TGTACGTCAGGGTCAACGCGGTGGTGTCGTGTCCCGCCAGCAGCATCGTCATCATCTCGTCGCGGAGTTGGCGGTCGGTCTGGTCGCCGGCCTCCTGGGCGCGGACGAGGATCGAGAGGAAGTCCATCGGCGCGTCCGTGCTGTCCTCCTGCCGGATCTCGGCGCGCCGCTCGGTGACTATCTCGTCGATGACGCGCTCCAGTTCGTCGACGGCGGCGTCGAACTCGGCGTCGCCGGGCATAGGGACCCACTCCGGCAGCGCGAACCGGACGGGGTTGGGTTCGAAGCGCATGCCGAGTGGCTCCAACTGCTCGCGGACGTGGTCCAGTCGCTGGCGGGAGAGTTCGACGCCCATCATCAGGTCGAGGATCACGTCGATGGTCACCGTCGTCATCTCCTCCTCGACGTTGATCTGCTCGCCGTCGTCCCACTCGGCAAGCCGTGTCTCGGTGTGGTCGACGATGCGGTCGGCCATCCCGGAGAGTCGGCGCATGTCGAACGCCGGCTGTGCGAGCTTCCGCTGTCGCTGCCACGTCTCGCCCTCGCTGAGGAGGAGTCCCTGGCCGAGGAGGCTCCCGAGCGCGTCGTCTTGGAACGCCGGCTTGGTGAACCGGTCGGACTCGGAGACGAGCACGCGCTCGATCTCCGATGGGTCGGTGACCATGTACGTGTCGAGCGGGCCCATCTCGAACCGACTGACGCCGCCGTAGGCCGCTTCCAACCCCGTGACGAACCTGAAGGGGTCGCGGGCGTACCGCCGGCTGCTCCCGAACACCGGCTCTCCCTTGGGTCCGGGTGGAGTTCGTACCATCAGCTACCGTACGTGACAAACGGCCATAAACCCCGGTTTTCGTTGGGTAGCCTCCGATATCGCCCGGTATAAACGGCACCCGTCGGCATCTCGTTGGATCGTTCGTCGGGCGCCTCCCGTGGTCCGATCGCGGCCCACCCATGGGCGGCGGACTACTTCGGCGTGCCTTCGAGGATCGTGCCGTCGCTCCCCGCCGCGATGATCGTGCCGTCGGCCATGACCTCCGCGGCGTGGAGGGACTTCCCGACCCCGACCGGCTCCCGGCTGGCGCGGCCCTCCTCGTCGATAACGAGTACGCAGCCACCGCCCCCGACCGCGACGATCGTGTCGCCGCGGCCTTCGAGTTCCTGTGGCGAGGAGATGTTCGGGGTGGTCTTCTTGGTCCGCCCGCGCTCGCCGAACAGCGAGACGTCCTTGTAGGTCGTCCCGCCGTCGTCGATGGCGGCGATACCCACCCCGATCCGGGAGAGCGCCTGGACGGTCGTCTCCGCCAAGCGCTCCTTTCGCCACGTCCGGCCGTTCTCGGATCGGTAGAGGAACCCCGACGTGTCGGCGGCGTAGAGCACGCCCGAGTGGTCGACGACCTCGGTGAACCCCGTGCCGTCGCCGGGGATCGAGACGCCTTCGACCCGTGGCTCGTCGCCGTCGACGGTCGTGCGGAGCACGCGCCCGCTGCCGTCGACCGTGTGGACCGACTCGTCACCGGCTTCCCCGTTCGCGGAGACGCTGAGGAAGTCCGACGTGAGGTCGTAGGGTGCGGGGTGTGCCTCGACGCTCCCGCGCCGGCGGTCGTAGTAGCCGAACACACCGCTGACCCCCGAGAACCAGACCCGTTCGCCGTCGTCGGTCAGCGAGAGGTCGAGCACCCCCCGGCCGTCGCCGGTCGCGCCGCTGGTGAACACTCCGTCCCAGCGGCCCGGTTCGGTCCGTTCCACCAGGACCCCGCGCCGTCCGGTGGCGAACGCCGCGCCCTCGAACGATTCAACGCCGGTCAACTGTACGCCTTTCGGGGCCGATGCTGTGGCCCACTCGTACTTCCCCGACATCCCGTGGTCCACCAACTCGGGGGGTCAGTAAAAGGTTGGTCGCCGTGGCGAACGCGACGGCCGTCCCGTCGAGCAGTTTCCGACGCCCGCTCTCACTCAACCGACGGGTCGTCACCGACCTGATCGTCCGTCTCGTCGTCGGCCTCACCGGTGGCTTCGTTGTCGGCGCCCTCTCCATCCGTGTCCTTCCCAGCTGCCTCCTCTGCCGCGTCCGCCGAACCGACGACGGTCTCGTGGACGCGCACGCCCTTCTCGGCGAGGTGGCGCATCTGCCGGCGGGCGAACTCTTCCTCGCTCGTGCCGTGGGTGGCGAGGACAACGACCTCCGCGCGCCCGACCGGGCGCATCGTGCGACCCGCCCGCTGGGCGCCCTGGCGGCGGGACCCACCGAGGCCGGAGGCGACGACGGCGAGTTCGGCGTTGGGGAGGTCGATCCCCTCGTCGCCGACGCGGGAGACCACTAGCGCCTCGCGGTCGCCAGTGCGGAAGGACTCGAACAGGCGCTCCCGGCGGTGGTGGGGGGTCTCCCCCGAAACGAACGCGGCGTCGATGGCGTCGGCGACGGCGTCGCCCTGGTCGAGGTAGTCGACGAACACCAGCGCCTTGCCGTCGTGCTCGTCGAGGAGCCGCTCGATCTCTTCGACCTTACGGGGGTTGGTGCCCGCGAGGACGTGGCGCTCGCGGCCGTCGGCGTTGGCCCACTCGTTCTCGGCCATGTCGTCGTCCCACGGGAGGTAGCGGAGTTCGACCTCGGGTTCGGCGACGAAGCCGGCGTCGAACAGCGCCGACCAGTCGGTGCCGAGCGGTGGGCCGATGAGCGTGTAGATATCCGTCTCGTCGTCGCTCTCCCTGACGGGGGTGGCCGTGAGGCCGAGGCGGTGTTTGCTCTGCAGCGCCGCGGACTGGCGGAAGACGGGGGCCGGGACGTGGTGGGCCTCGTCGAAGACGATCAGCCCCCACTGGCGCTCGTCGAACAGCTTGCGGTGGCGGTCCATGCCGGCGATCTGGTAGGTGGCGATGGTTATCGGCCGGAGCTCCTTCCGCCCGCCGTGGTACTCGCCGACGTTCTCCGGATCGACGGTGGTGTGTCGCTCGATCTCCTCGCGCCACTGCCCGGCGAGTTCGCGGGAGGGGACGAGGATGAGCGTCTCGCCGCCGACCTCGGTGAGGGCGCCGAGGGCGGCGACGGTTTTGCCCGACCCCGGCGGGCCGACGAGGACGCCCGCCTGCTTCTCGAGGAAGCTGTCGACCCACGACTGTTGGTACTCCCGGAGGTCGGTCGTGAGGTCGGCGTCGATGGGGTCGCCGCTCTCGAGGTCACGCTCGTCGACGACGGGGTAGCCCGCCTCGTAGAGCGCGCGCTTGATCCCCGCGACGGCGTCCTCGTTGACCCACGCCTCGGTGTCGGAGATGGGCGCCCTGATCGCGTCCTCGTCGAGTTTCTCCATGGCGACGTTGCCCAGCAGGTCGTCGGTCGCCGCCGCGAGGACGACGTAGCCGTCCTCGTGGGTGTAGAGTCGGAAGCGGTTGGCGCGTTTCCACTGGCTCTCGACCCACTCCTCCAACCCCTCGTACCGTCGCGGGAAGACGCCGCGCATCGAGAGGATCAGGTCAGCGACGCCGTCGAACGGCGCCGACCACACGTCCTCCGGGCGGATTCGGTAGAGGTAGCCTCTGGTCCCGGGTTCGGTCCCGGTCGTGTCGACGAGGTGGGCGAACTGTGAGAGGCGCGCCTGTGTGTACTGGGTCGGCCGGTCGACGACGATCTCGCGGCGCTCGGGGAAGACGACCACGCGCTCACGCGAGGCGAGTTCGCCCCATTCGGTCGGGTACCAAACGACGGGGTCGGTCTCGACGTCGACGCGTTCGAGCAGGCCGTCGGCGGCGAGCCGAGCCAGCGCCTCGTCGGCGTCGGCCTGAGAACTGTCTACGCGCCGGGCGAACTGGCCGGCCGTGAGGAGCGGCCGCCCCTCCGCCTCGACGGCGTCGTAGAACTCCGCGAGGGAGAGATCGGTCATTACGAGCGGTTGGCGGTCCCGGGGAATACGGCTTGCGACCCGCGGCGTCGCCGGGCACGGCCCGACTGCCTGGCAGTCGCTCGACGCCGGAGCCCTACTCACCGCGAGCGGGGAAACGCTCTTGTCGGAACGGGGTGAGTTCGGAACGATGCTGCTCGTTCGTCGGTGAGCGTCGGTCGACTACCGGTTACGCGGGCGCCGTAGCCCCGCATACATCGCCGGGGTCGACGCCCATTTCTCCTCGATCGTGGAGCGCCCGCTCACTACCGACACCGTAGACGATGACGAACGACACTACCGATACGACACGAACGGAATCGACTGACCAACCGACAACTGCGACGGTTCGCGCGGCCCTGCGCGCACACGCACACGAAGTCGGGACTCGTGGCCCAACAGCAGACTTCCCGCCGGGGTCGCTCCCCGATGCACTCGACGACGCATCAATCGTCGCGCTGGGGGAGGGGACTCACGGCACGCGGGAGTTCTTCCGGCTCAAACACCGGTTGCTTCGGTGGCTCGTGACCGAGGTCGGTGTCCGGACGTTCGCCATGGAGGCGAACGCTCCCGAGGCACGGCTGCTCGACGAGTACGTCACCCACGGGCGCGGGGACCCGAAAGCGGGGCTGGAAGGCCTCTACTTCTGGACGTGGCAGACCGAGGCGGTCCTCTCGTTGGTGGAGTGGCTCCGGACGTTCAACGAGGGGCGTCCCCTCGCCGACCGGGTTCGGTTCCGTGGGTTCGACGCGCAGTACACGCAGGGGGCCGTCGACGCGCTCCGAGAGCACTTCGGGGACGGCCTCCCGCCGACGGTGGCGAACGACCTCGAACTGGTCGCCGATGACGGGACGCGCCCCATGCAGGACGATCGGGTCGGGGAACGGATCGACGCCGCCGAACGTGTGACCCCGTGCGTACGCGAGTTGGATGACACGGACGAGCGCGTGCTCCGGTGGCTCCGAACTATCGAGCAGGCGACCACGTACAAACAGCGACTCCTCGACTGGCAATCGGGGGCGGACGACAGTGACGCCGAGCGGGCGGCGATGGAGGCGGTGATCCGCGTCCGGGACCGAGCGATGGCCGAGAACGTGGCGTGGATCGAGGGGCGAACGGACGGGCCGGTCGTCCTGTGGGCACACGACGCCCACGCGAACCGCGACCGGCACTCGGTCCGTGGCTCTGGGGCCGCCGCGGCGTCGATGGGAAGCCACCTCGCCGACCGGTACGGCGACGACTACTACACGGTCGGGTTCGCGTTCGCCGGCGGTTCGTTCCAAGCGATCGACCGTACTGGCGCGGGCCGCGGGCTTCGTTCGTTCACGCTGAACGAACCCCTCCCGGGAACTGTCGAGAGGGTGCTCGACGATACGGGGGTGGGAACGGCGATGGTCGACCTGCGCGCCGGCGCTGTGGACTCTCGACTCGGTGATTGGCTCCTCAGGCCGCGAGAACGATTCTCGCTGGGTGCGACCTACGATGGGGAACCGGACGGTTATCTGACGGCGTACCGATTCGCCGAAGCGTTCGACGCGCTCTGTTTCGTCCCGGAGACGACCCGGGCGCGACCGCTGGGTTAGCGGGAACAGTGCGCCCGGTCCAGTTCGCCCTTCGAACGGAAGCGACCGTGACAGTCCACACAGCGCAGGTACCCCTGCCCCGGATCGGTCACGAGGCTGTGGCCGCGCACGTAGAACGGCCGTGGCACGTCACGCGGGCGGATGTGCTCGGGGACGTGCTCGTCGGCGCGCTCCGAGAGCGTCGTGCGCAGGCGGATGGTCTCGATGTCCGTGCGGTCCCAGCGCTCGGACGCCTCGGCGGCGCCGATGTCGGCGATCTCGGTCCACGCCGTGACGACGACGGGGGAGGCGGTCTCCGTGTCACAGACGACGACGACGAGCCGGACGCCCCCCTCGATGCGGGCGAACCGCCAACCGTCGCTCGTGTTCCATCGGAGTTGCCCCTCGCGGATCGCGGCGTCGATGCCGTCGATGGTGACGTAGCGTCCGGGCTGGGCCAGTCGCTCTCGGACGTGATCGGTTAGGGAGTACTGTCCCGGGTTCCGCATCGGCGGGTCTTCGGGCTTGCGCCGTGCCGCCTCGGGTGCCGCCCCCTCGACAGGTCGGTGCTCCGCACTCGGGCCCGGGCCGCCCCGGCCGGTCGGGCCGTGGTCACGGGATGCCACTACGCGCGGTTTCGCACCGGAGGGTTATGCCTCTTGTGCCGGTATGACACACTGCCGAGAAAAAATCGGGAAGGAGCGACCCGTGATTCAGCTGAGGAGGCCGAGGCCCTCGATGCGCTCGACGATCTTCTCGACGGCTTCCTGTGCGTCCTCGGTCCGCTTCCCGCCCGTGATGACGATCTTCCCGGAGCCGAACAGGAGGATCACCACGTCGGGTTCGTCCATGCGGTAGACGAGACCCGGGAACTGCTCGGGCTCGTACTCCACGTCCTCGAGGCCGAGTCCGATGGCGAGGGCGTTGAGGTTGAGGTTGTGCCCCAGGTCCGCACTGGAGACGATGTTCTGGACGGTGATGTCGGGATCGTCCTCGACCGGGATGGTGAGGTCTCGGAGCTTCTCGAAGATGATCCCCAACGCCTCGTGCACGTCGTCGATGCTCTTCGCGCCCGTGCACACGATCTTCCCCGAGCGGAAGATCAGGGCCGCCGCC contains:
- a CDS encoding TATA-box-binding protein, which encodes MSSPADSIEIQNVVASTGIGQELDLEALAEDLPGADFNPDNFPGLVYRTQSPKAAALIFRSGKIVCTGAKSIDDVHEALGIIFEKLRDLTIPVEDDPDITVQNIVSSADLGHNLNLNALAIGLGLEDVEYEPEQFPGLVYRMDEPDVVILLFGSGKIVITGGKRTEDAQEAVEKIVERIEGLGLLS
- a CDS encoding erythromycin esterase family protein, translated to MTNDTTDTTRTESTDQPTTATVRAALRAHAHEVGTRGPTADFPPGSLPDALDDASIVALGEGTHGTREFFRLKHRLLRWLVTEVGVRTFAMEANAPEARLLDEYVTHGRGDPKAGLEGLYFWTWQTEAVLSLVEWLRTFNEGRPLADRVRFRGFDAQYTQGAVDALREHFGDGLPPTVANDLELVADDGTRPMQDDRVGERIDAAERVTPCVRELDDTDERVLRWLRTIEQATTYKQRLLDWQSGADDSDAERAAMEAVIRVRDRAMAENVAWIEGRTDGPVVLWAHDAHANRDRHSVRGSGAAAASMGSHLADRYGDDYYTVGFAFAGGSFQAIDRTGAGRGLRSFTLNEPLPGTVERVLDDTGVGTAMVDLRAGAVDSRLGDWLLRPRERFSLGATYDGEPDGYLTAYRFAEAFDALCFVPETTRARPLG
- a CDS encoding DEAD/DEAH box helicase, encoding MTDLSLAEFYDAVEAEGRPLLTAGQFARRVDSSQADADEALARLAADGLLERVDVETDPVVWYPTEWGELASRERVVVFPERREIVVDRPTQYTQARLSQFAHLVDTTGTEPGTRGYLYRIRPEDVWSAPFDGVADLILSMRGVFPRRYEGLEEWVESQWKRANRFRLYTHEDGYVVLAAATDDLLGNVAMEKLDEDAIRAPISDTEAWVNEDAVAGIKRALYEAGYPVVDERDLESGDPIDADLTTDLREYQQSWVDSFLEKQAGVLVGPPGSGKTVAALGALTEVGGETLILVPSRELAGQWREEIERHTTVDPENVGEYHGGRKELRPITIATYQIAGMDRHRKLFDERQWGLIVFDEAHHVPAPVFRQSAALQSKHRLGLTATPVRESDDETDIYTLIGPPLGTDWSALFDAGFVAEPEVELRYLPWDDDMAENEWANADGRERHVLAGTNPRKVEEIERLLDEHDGKALVFVDYLDQGDAVADAIDAAFVSGETPHHRRERLFESFRTGDREALVVSRVGDEGIDLPNAELAVVASGLGGSRRQGAQRAGRTMRPVGRAEVVVLATHGTSEEEFARRQMRHLAEKGVRVHETVVGSADAAEEAAGKDTDGEGADNEATGEADDETDDQVGDDPSVE
- a CDS encoding cytochrome P450 gives rise to the protein MVRTPPGPKGEPVFGSSRRYARDPFRFVTGLEAAYGGVSRFEMGPLDTYMVTDPSEIERVLVSESDRFTKPAFQDDALGSLLGQGLLLSEGETWQRQRKLAQPAFDMRRLSGMADRIVDHTETRLAEWDDGEQINVEEEMTTVTIDVILDLMMGVELSRQRLDHVREQLEPLGMRFEPNPVRFALPEWVPMPGDAEFDAAVDELERVIDEIVTERRAEIRQEDSTDAPMDFLSILVRAQEAGDQTDRQLRDEMMTMLLAGHDTTALTLTYTWYLLSQHPEVERRLHEEVDAVIDGTRPTVDDIRDLEYTEWVIKEAMRLYPPVYTIFRQPTEPVEVGGYTVPDTASIMLPQWAVHRSDRYWDDPETFDPERWRPERVRERPRFAYFPFGGGPRHCIGKHLAMLEARSIIATTASRYRLEFEGETPLELLPTLTAHPRNGMPMRVERR